The Nitriliruptor alkaliphilus DSM 45188 genome includes a region encoding these proteins:
- a CDS encoding S-layer homology domain-containing protein codes for MLGLSLGSAMIMAMAPGVASAQTQPEAIDTSVICGDVQSNFDDIAGSAHEYNVRCMADFGLTEGLAPDGTSYGPRLDVTRGQMASFIARFIEDYNEQALPPGNPARFDDVPPTDAQYVHASNIHKLAAIEVVEGTNASDGQSYAPNANVTRGQMASFIRRALSYLDNGDVNPLSEPPAGPDAFPDDDGSVHEPNINALAGVRIVEGFEDGDYRPLALVKRDQMASFVMRAYAWADAEGLGDEDPPPGEEPSVEVTTDADSLAAGDSFTATFTGDVDDIQGVTVAGDCVVDGDVNLDDGVATVATEDESDAGPCEVTFTVTFDDDTEQEHTVTLTIEGALNDDSGESFAGLQEAIDEAADGDTIHAYGSFDGPIAISAPVTVEGHDATLDGGFGISNTDGVTITGFTVTPGSIPGAGEDAAFYLTNVSEVEIRDNVVVGTGTGTGVLNASGGGDEEATIADNSFTGLLRGAFANPTADFTITGNTFDGNVVGSANDAASVITGNTFLDNGEGIGLGAAGSTVTGNMFDGNDDHVCDYTGTYVLATLIAANEFADDVVVDGNCIVDA; via the coding sequence GTGCTCGGGCTGAGCCTGGGGAGCGCCATGATCATGGCGATGGCCCCCGGCGTAGCTTCGGCACAGACGCAGCCCGAGGCCATCGACACCAGCGTCATCTGTGGTGATGTGCAGTCGAACTTCGACGACATCGCCGGATCGGCGCACGAGTACAACGTGCGTTGCATGGCGGACTTCGGTCTGACCGAGGGTCTGGCACCGGACGGGACCAGCTACGGCCCCCGTCTGGACGTGACCCGTGGCCAGATGGCGTCGTTCATCGCGCGGTTCATCGAGGACTACAACGAGCAGGCGCTGCCCCCGGGCAACCCGGCTCGCTTCGATGACGTGCCGCCGACCGATGCCCAGTACGTGCACGCGTCCAACATCCACAAGCTCGCTGCCATCGAGGTCGTCGAGGGCACCAACGCCTCCGACGGTCAGTCGTACGCGCCGAACGCGAACGTGACCCGTGGGCAGATGGCGTCGTTCATCCGTCGTGCGTTGTCGTACCTCGACAACGGCGATGTGAACCCGCTGTCGGAGCCGCCGGCTGGTCCGGACGCGTTCCCGGACGATGACGGTTCGGTCCACGAGCCGAACATCAACGCGCTGGCTGGCGTGCGCATCGTCGAGGGCTTCGAGGACGGTGACTACCGTCCGCTGGCACTCGTCAAGCGTGACCAGATGGCATCCTTCGTGATGCGCGCCTACGCATGGGCAGACGCCGAAGGCCTCGGCGACGAGGACCCGCCGCCAGGCGAGGAGCCTTCGGTCGAGGTGACCACCGACGCTGACTCGCTCGCTGCCGGTGACAGCTTCACGGCCACGTTCACCGGTGATGTCGACGACATCCAGGGCGTGACCGTCGCTGGAGACTGCGTCGTCGACGGCGACGTCAACCTGGACGATGGCGTCGCGACGGTCGCCACGGAGGATGAGTCGGATGCCGGTCCCTGCGAGGTGACCTTCACGGTCACCTTCGACGATGACACCGAGCAGGAGCACACCGTCACGCTGACGATCGAGGGTGCGCTCAACGACGATTCGGGCGAGAGCTTCGCCGGCCTACAGGAGGCCATCGACGAGGCCGCGGACGGTGACACGATCCACGCCTACGGTTCGTTCGACGGCCCGATCGCCATCTCAGCGCCAGTCACCGTCGAGGGGCACGACGCCACGCTGGACGGTGGTTTCGGCATCAGCAACACCGATGGCGTCACCATCACGGGCTTCACCGTCACCCCGGGCAGCATCCCGGGTGCCGGTGAGGACGCGGCCTTCTACCTCACGAACGTCTCCGAGGTGGAGATCCGCGACAACGTCGTCGTCGGTACGGGGACCGGGACCGGTGTCCTGAACGCCAGCGGCGGCGGTGACGAGGAGGCGACGATCGCGGACAACTCGTTCACGGGCCTGCTCCGTGGCGCCTTCGCGAACCCGACCGCGGACTTCACCATCACGGGCAACACCTTCGACGGCAACGTCGTGGGTTCCGCGAACGATGCGGCCTCGGTCATCACCGGGAACACCTTCCTCGACAACGGGGAGGGCATCGGCCTCGGTGCTGCGGGTTCGACCGTCACAGGCAACATGTTCGACGGCAACGACGACCACGTGTGCGACTACACGGGGACGTACGTGCTGGCGACGCTCATCGCGGCGAACGAGTTCGCGGATGATGTCGTTGTCGATGGCAACTGCATCGTCGACGCCTGA